ATATCCTCGTCATCATCGGCGACAATCTGAACGGTGGGGCGCCCGTTACGCACTCCCATCTCAATATCACCTTCGTAATCCGCGATATCCAACAACCCCTCGAGATAGTCAGCAGCGATGTCAGCTTCGTCATTGAGCTGCTCGACCGTCTTTTCCTCATCACGAGACATATCCAACTCCTTTATCCGACGTATTGTCCTTAAGTCTAACCCAAACCCGACCCCGTATAGCATATGTATCACATACACCAACGAGGTCGGGCCCGAACTTACTTCTTCTTCTTACGTTTGCGTTTCGGCTGCTCACGCTGATAGCCATGCTCTTCGCGTATTTTCGCCGCTTCTTCGGCCTTCTGCAAGGCCTCTTCCTCCAGCGAGATCTGGCCTGCCTTCTCGCGACGCTTGTTCTCGTTGATGTGGTCGCGCTTTTTCTTCTCATCATCCGCGCGAGATCCCGGCGTCGGGAACTCACGGACCTGCCAAAGCGAACGCAGCATATTGCAGATGTTGTTAGTCAGCCAGTACACAAGAACTGCGAACGGCATGGAGACTGCGGAGAAGATGTACATCAGCGGGAAGACCCAGGTCATCATCTGCTGTATCTTGTACTGCTGCCCTTCCATCTGGGCAGGCGGCAGGTTCTTACGCATGTTGTTGAACTGCATGTACCACATCGCCAAGCACATCAGGACGGTAAAAATACCGATGACGATCTTGCCGGAAGCGTTGGCCATGCCAAACGTATTGGAGATCTTCAGACCGAAAAGATGGGTGTCGGCGAATTCCAAAGCGGTGGCCTTGTCGAAAGCACCGAGCGTTTCACGGGAACCGTGCGCGATGTAGGGGATGGCCGAAAGCAAGTAGAACATGCACATGAAGACGGGACCCTGAATGACCATAGGCAGGCAGGAACCTGCCGGGTTGTAATTGCTGTCCGAATACAGCTTTTGGGTCTCGCGAGCCATGGCCTCACGGCTTGCCGGATCCTTCTTGCCCTTGTACTTCTTCTGGATATGCATCAGTTTGGGCTGCAAGGCCTGCATTTTCATCATGCCGCGCATCTGCTTGATGTACATCGGCAGGATGATAGCGTGGACGACGAGCACAAGGAAGACGATGGCGAAAATCCACGATAGCCCTCTAGACGGCAGACCGATGAGGGTCATGAGCTTGTGGAACCAATACATGATCTCGCTCATCAGCCATTCGATGGGTGTCAGGATCTTGTATACCCAGCCAAACAGTCCTTGGTCGAGAAGGAAGTGGTTGTAATCGGGATTGGTGAACTGCATTAGGCCGTCTCCTTCACATCTGAGGCCAATGGTGTCAGTCGCGGCTCTTCGTGAGCCTTGGACCAGGAAAATCTATAAAAAATCGAATAATGCTGGGGCACGTCATCGATGCCGCCATTACTCCAAGGCCGGCAGCGCAACAACCTCAGCACGGCAAGCAATCCCCCGCGTGCGGCACCGTAACGGGTCACCGCTTGGATCGCATAGTTGGAACAAGACGGATAATACTTGCAGCAAGGTGGGTTTCCGGCGGAAATATGGATCTGATACCAGCGCACGGCGGCAAGCATTGCACGACAGACGGCGGAATGAGACTTACTGGCGCCGGAAATCAGCATCCTTGTTCCCGCCACCGTTTCCGTATGCATCGTTTCCGTAGACATCGCGCTGCAATCCTCGCTTTTGCAGGCCATATGACCCGTTGCGCTCGTCTTTTTGACCGTTGCCGGCCAATCCGAATTCTGGCGAGAGCCTAAGACCCCTTGTATCGATATGGCTTCAGACACGCATGCTGCAGTCATGATCGATCACCTTCAGCAACGGTTGCCTGTTTGAAGTCGCTGCGGCTCTTCCGCACCTTGCCCTTTGATGCAGCCTTGGACGCTACATCGGCGAACAGCTGCGCAACCTGGGCATCCAAAGACGAGAAATCGGCACGTGCTGCACTTGGTTTAGCACGCATGACAATATCGCAATGCTGCGGCAACGAGCCCTCGTAAGCTTTCGCCAACACTCGAAAACGCCGTTTGACGTGATTGCGCGCCACGGCGTTGCCGACGTTTTTTGACACGGCTAACCCGAGGCGCCGCCCCGACTTGCCTTGCCGGACCGCGTCTAAGGCTATGGAACCTTTCATAGCTCCCATAGCCTTGCCAGCCAGTTGCGCGTGTGCTTCGACGGTATTGTGGC
The window above is part of the Bifidobacterium sp. ESL0704 genome. Proteins encoded here:
- the yidC gene encoding membrane protein insertase YidC, translating into MQFTNPDYNHFLLDQGLFGWVYKILTPIEWLMSEIMYWFHKLMTLIGLPSRGLSWIFAIVFLVLVVHAIILPMYIKQMRGMMKMQALQPKLMHIQKKYKGKKDPASREAMARETQKLYSDSNYNPAGSCLPMVIQGPVFMCMFYLLSAIPYIAHGSRETLGAFDKATALEFADTHLFGLKISNTFGMANASGKIVIGIFTVLMCLAMWYMQFNNMRKNLPPAQMEGQQYKIQQMMTWVFPLMYIFSAVSMPFAVLVYWLTNNICNMLRSLWQVREFPTPGSRADDEKKKRDHINENKRREKAGQISLEEEALQKAEEAAKIREEHGYQREQPKRKRKKKK
- the rnpA gene encoding ribonuclease P protein component; its protein translation is MDRLKSHRDFVRVLKRRRKVTEKDIVVHFLVYDDSCCGYGNGHNTVEAHAQLAGKAMGAMKGSIALDAVRQGKSGRRLGLAVSKNVGNAVARNHVKRRFRVLAKAYEGSLPQHCDIVMRAKPSAARADFSSLDAQVAQLFADVASKAASKGKVRKSRSDFKQATVAEGDRS
- the yidD gene encoding membrane protein insertion efficiency factor YidD, whose amino-acid sequence is MLAAVRWYQIHISAGNPPCCKYYPSCSNYAIQAVTRYGAARGGLLAVLRLLRCRPWSNGGIDDVPQHYSIFYRFSWSKAHEEPRLTPLASDVKETA